DNA sequence from the Leuconostoc lactis genome:
TTTTGCATTTGCGCAATCACTTCTGCTGCGCCCAAGATAAAGCCGACACGATAACCTGTCATCGCATGTGACTTTGATAAACCATTAATATAGATGGTTTGATCGGGAATAATTTCCGCAAATGACACGTGTTCTTGATCGTAAGTCAGCACCGCATAAATTTCATCAGAAATCACCCAAATCCCATGCTTTTTGAACGTGGCTGCCAATGCCATAATCTCATCCCGTGAATAAGTTACGCCTGTTGGATTTGTCGGGTAATTCATCAAAATAGCCCGTACTGGCACCGTTGCCTTTGCAATAGCCGCTTCAACCATTTCTGGCGTTAGTTTAAAGCGATTAGCCGTGGTGTCAATGGTAATACGTGTCCCACGCGCCAATTCCAATGATGTAAAGTATGGCCCGTAAGCTGGTTCAGGCATTAGTAACCCGTCGCCATCTGCCAACAAGGTATGAAAAACCACGTTGATTGCCTCACTGACACCCAGTGTGACAATCACATTTTCTTCACCAGCATAATTTAAATGATAGGCTTGATTAAAATAATCGACCGCTGCCAAGCGCAATGCCCGTTCACCTTGGCTCTCGGCGTAATGTGAACGGTCACCCTCAATTGCCGCAACCGCTGCCTGTTTGATGCGATCATCAACAGCAAAACCAGGCTCACCAAACGTCAGCTTTAACACACCTGGAATATCACGCACTTTCTCTTGAAAGCCCAATAACCGATCAGGTGCCATATCGGCAATGATTGGGTTTAAAGATTGTGGCAAGCTTGTCATTTTCGAAGTCCTCATTTTTTAGTCAAATTAATATAAGTCTATTCTAACACAAAAAACGCTACCCCTTTTAGAGTAGCGTTGAGATGTTATCATTTATTAATTTTCAGCATGTAGCTTGCGAATCAAATCTTCAATATGATTACCATATTGAACAGATTGATCACGAACAAAGCGTAATTCAGGTGTCTTGTAAACCGTCAAGCGTGCCCCTAATTCCTTACGGATCAAGCCACTTGCTGCTTCCAAGCCAGCTTGCGCTTTTTGCCCATCACTTGCCAAATCAGACAAGATTGAATAATAAATTGTTGCAATTTGCAAATCACCAGACAATTCAACACTCGTTACCGTCACGTCTTTTACGCGTGGATCATTGATCCGCTTAAGCAAAAGATCCGTCACGTCACGTTGGATTTCTTGTGCGAGGCGACCTGCACGTTGTGGATTAGCCATAACTTGTGCCCCCTTTTTCTTTTAATACAAGCGATAAAGTGCTAGTTGGCTTACTTTATCTTAACTTCTTCCATGATATATGATTCAACAACATCACCGACGCGAATATCGTTGAACTTTGATACTGTAAATCCGAACTCGTAGCCCATCTTCACTTCGTTCACAGCGTCTTTACCACGTTGCAACGAGGCCACTTCGCCATCATAAACAACAACGCTATCACGCATGATACGAACCTTTGAATCCTTGGTAATCTTACCTTCTTCAACCATCGCACCGGCAATAATACCAACCTTAGAGAACTTGAACAGTTCTTTAACGAGAACAGTTCCAATAACCTTCTCTTCATAAACAGGTTCAAGTTGACCCTTCATGGCTGCTTCAACATCATCAATTGCATTATAGATGACGTTGTAGAAGCGAATGTCAACCTTATCAGAGTCAGCTTGCGCCTTGGCCAATGGTGTTGCACGAACGTTAAAGCCAATAATAATAGCACCTGATGCTGATGCCAAAGTGACATCAGATTCATTAATCGCACCAGCAGCCGTATGGATGATATCCACACGTACGCCATCGACTTCAATCTTCTTCAATGAACCAGAAAGTGCTTCAACAGAACCTTGCACATCCGCCTTCACGATAACCGGCACTGTCTTCATCGCCTTTTCAGACATTGTACTAAACAATGTATCCAAAGTCACGACAGAACCCGAGTTACGGACTGCTTCTTGCGCACGCTTGGCACGTTCTTCACCTGCGGCACGCGCTGTCTTTTCATCCGCCATGACGATGAAACGATCACCAGCTTGTGGCACATCATTCAACCCAGTAATTTGTACTGGTGTGGCTGGCAAAGCTTCTTCAAGTTCAACGCCACGTTCGTTGGTCATTGTCCGGACACGACCGTAAGTGTTACCCACAACAATTGGGTCACCAACACGCATTGTACCTTGTTGTACCAAGACTGTAGCCACTGGACCACGACCCTTGTCCAAACGTGCTTCAACAACTGAACCACGGGCTGGCATATCAGGATCAGCCTTTAATTCAAGCACTTCAGCTTGCAACAAGATCATTTCCAACAATTCATCAACGTTTTGACCAAACTTTGCTGAAATCTTAACAAAGATTGTGTCACCACCATATTCTTCAGGGATCAAATCATAGGCCATCAATTGGTTCATGACATCATCAGGGTTAGCACCTGGCTTATCAATCTTGTTAACGGCAACGATGATTGGTGTTTCAGCCGCCTTGGCGTGGTTGATCGCTTCAATTGTTTGTGGCATCACGCCGTCATCGGCAGCCACAACCAAAATTGTCAAATCAGTTACGTTAGCACCACGGGCACGCATTTCCGTAAAGGCCGCGTGACCAGGTGTATCCAAGAAGGTAATTGTCTTACCATTAAGTTGTGTCTGGTAAGCACCAATATGTTGTGTGATACCGCCGGCTTCGCCTTCCGTCACGTTTGAGTTACGCAAGTAATCCAACAAAGTTGTCTTACCATGATCGACGTGTCCCATGATTGTGACAACTGGCGGACGTGGTACCAACTTATCTTCATCGATGTTGTCTTCATCAAAGAACTTATCGATATCAGCAACGTCTTCTTCTTCTTTAACTTTGGCATCAATACCATAATCGGCTGCCAAAATTTCGATCGTGTCTGAATCCAATGATTGGTTTTGGTTCGTCACAATACCCAAAAGGAACAACTTCTTGATGATTTCGGCCGCATCACGATGCAACAACTTTGACAAGTCTTGCACGTTCATGCCAATACGGTATTCCAATACTTGTGGTAGTGGCTGTTCCTTACGTTCAGTAACTGGTGTTACTGGCCCCTTCTTGGCGGCAATACGACGTGACTTCTTTGAGCCACGTGGCTTATCGTTACGACGTGGTGTTTGTTGCCCAGTACCCGTAATGTTACGCTTACGTGAGTTGTTACGTGCTGAATTGTTGCCTGATGCCAAAGCACCACCAAACTTACCTGCGCCCGCAGCTGGTGCGGCTGGTGTTGTTGCTGCCTTAGCAGCCGGCTTCTTAGCATCAGTTGGCTTTGCAGCAGCCTTTGCTGGTGCGGCTGGCTTCTTAGGCGCCTTGGCCGCAGCGGCAGCTTGCTTACGCTTTTCGTTTTCACTCACGTATTGCTTCAAGCTGTTATCTGTTTGCTTTGAGTAATCCACTTGGCCTTCACGTGGCTTAGTTGACCAGTTCTTCTTTTCGCGAATTTCTGGGCGACCACCAGTTGGTTGTAAGCGTGAGCCAGGACGACTATTACGGTTACCACCATTGTTAGGACGACTAGCTGCTGCACCATTTGGGCGTGCGGCGTTGCGTGTTTGTCCTTGACCATTATTTGGCCGTGCAGGACGACTTGACCGTGAACCAGCACCTGCTTGTGATGCTGATCCTTCTGTCAATTTTGCCGCATGGCGACGTTGTGATGCGGGCAATTCCTTACGTTCTGGGACTGCCTGTTTTCGTGCAGGACGGTTTGAGCCTGAGAATTTCTTTTCTTCTGCCATTTAGTTCCGCTCCTTTTCTGAAATTAATTGTTTAATTTTGCGACTAAAACCGCGATCCGCAATCGCAAATACACTGCGATTTACGCCGATAGCATCGGTTAATTGCGCTTTGGTATAGTCTTGAATCAGTGTGACATGATAAAACGCTGCTTTATCAGCGAATTTTTTTGCTTGACTTTGGCCACCATCACTTGGAAAAAAGGCCAGTTGTACTTTATTACCACGAATGGCGGTTAACGTGGGATCAGAACCCAACACTAACTTACCGGCACGCATGGCTAAGCCAAGGAGATTTAAAATTTGGTCGTCTTTACTTATCACCAAACAACTCCCGTCGCGCTTGTTGATGGTCAACATAAGCGATAAGTTCGTCATAAAACTCATCGGGAATCTTCACCTCAAATGCTCTATCAAAAATGCGCTTCTTCTTTGCAATGGCTGCAATCTCACGATCTAAACCAATATAAGCACCGCGACCATTGGCTTTTGATGTGGGGTCTAAGCTCACATGTCCTTCTTTGTCGCGCACAACACGAACAAGTTCTTTTTTAGGAAACATTTCACCGGTAACGATGTCTTTTCGCATAGGTATTTTTCTAGGTTTCATAATATCTAGCGTGTCTTTGTGCTCGTTTGAGCAGAAACACGTTTCCTTTCTATCAGATTACTCGTTTGTTTCGTCTTCGACAACAACTGGTGCTTCCGCAACAAGACTGTTAGCGGCTTCAGATTCAGATTTGATATCAATCTTAAAGCCAGTCAAGCGGGCTGCCAAACGGGCATTTTGGCCCTTCTTACCAATTGCTAATGACAATTGGTTGTCTGGTACAATGACCGTTACGGCACGGTCGTTTTCTGGATCAAAAATCACATCTGTGACTTCTGATGGGTTCAAGGCGTTAGCAATGTATTGCGCTTCGTCTTCCACCCATTCCACAATGTCCATGTTTTCGCCGCCAAGTTCGTTAACAACGGCTTGTACACGGGCACCACGTTGACCAACCATGGCCCCAACTGGGTCAAGGTCAGCATCATGCGTATAAACCGCAATCTTTGAGCGATCGCCCGCTTCACGTGAAATGCTCATGATTTCAACCGTACCGTCATACACTTCTGGTACTTCTTGTTCAAACAAACGCTTAACCAAGTCAGGCGCTGTCCGTGACACAAAGATTTGTGGTCCCTTGGCATTATTTTCAACCTTGTTGACCAAAACCTTGATACGATCACCCATTCGGTAATGTTCGTTTGGCATTTGATCAGCTGGTGCCATGGCTGCTTCTTGATTACCTGGCAAAGTCAAGTACAAGAAACGTGTGTCTTGACGATCAACTTCACCCGTGATGATTTCATCTTGATAGTCCGCAAACTTATTATAAATCGCTTCGCGGCTAGCTTCACGCATTTTTTGCACAATCACTTGTTTTGCTGCTTGTGCGGCCATCCGACCAAAGTCTTTTGGTGTGACATCAAAACGAATTTCATCGCCTGGTTCATAAGCACGATTAATTGCCAAAGCATCTTCCAAAGGAATTTCCGTGTCTTCGTTTTCAAAATCTTCGTCTAAGACAACGACTTTGACTTGCTTAATGGCAACATTCCCTTTTTTAGTATCAAAAACGGCTTCAACGTTCTGTTCTGCATTGTATTGCTTCTTGTAAGCCGCTCTTAAGGCGTCTTCCAAGGCTTCAATCACAACCGCGCGTTCAATCCCGCGTTCAGCTTCAAGGGCATCGAGCGCGTCGACTAATTCTTTACTCATTCGCCTATCCTCATTTAATTAATAGTGTGCTTTCTTCCGGCAACGATTGCCAGTTTTGTATTGATACAATAATCAAAACCATTTAACAACAGGACTAACCTGTTGCGTTAAAACTGGATATCCAGCACTGCTTTAGCAATTTCATCAAATTGAAGTGATAAGTCACCCTGCGCTGTTGACAAAACAATGCCATCATCCGTCACGGATTTCACTTTCCCTTGCCACTTCTTTTGACCTTCTTTGGCCGCAAAGAGCGCAACTAGGATTGTTTCGTCAGCTTCCTGAGCCCACTTATAATGCCATGGTTGCTTTAATGGCCGGTCGGCACCAGGTGATGAAATATCCAATAAATATGCTTCTGGAATTGGATCTGGCTCAACCGTATCCAAAAGGTCGTTAACAGCTTGGGTAAAGTCCGTAATATCCGCCATGGTGATAAAGGCATGATCAGGTTTATCAACCATGATCCGCAAAACCTTTTGGCCACCTTCTTTTGTATAGGTTAAATCCCACAATAAATCGTTTTGTTCAACTAAGATCGGTGTGATCAATGCCGTGATTTCTTGTTCGACTTTATTTGCCATTTACCTACCCTCCTTTGATGAATTTGTATCTGTATTGCAAGCAAGTGCCAATTTCATAAAAAATGAGCCGGCCCCATATACTGTGACCCGCTCATTTACAATATCTATGTAAATTAACACTCTCTAGTATAGCGCAATTTTTAAGAAAGTGCAAACAACATGCTATTTTTGACCAAACAAAAAACCACATTGCTGTGGTTTTACTTGTGTGTGAACCTTTATGACCCCATTCGCTATGCTCATTGAGGCAGTCACTGTATTTAGCTGATGCTATAATAATTGACTTTTAACGCGCCCACGTAATGCTTACCGGTGTAAGTTACGCAATTTCAACGAAAACTTGATCTTACCAAGAAGCCTTACGCACACCAGGAATTTGACCCTTGTGTGCCAATTGACGGAAGTTCAAACGTGACATACCGAATTCACGCATGTAAGCGTGTGGACGACCATCAATCAAATCGCGGTTGTGTACGCGTACTGGAGATGAATCCTTTGGCAATGCAGCCAAACCGATGTAATCGCCAGCCGCCTTCAATGCTGCACGCTTTTCAGCATACTTTGCAACCAAAGCTTCACGCTTTTGTGCCTTAGCAATCTTTGACTTCTTTGCCATATTACTTAATCTCCTTAAATGTTACAACTTTGCGAAGTTTTGGTGAGTACTTCTTCAACTCAAGACGATCTGGTGTATTACGACGGTTTTTAGACGTCAAGTAAATACGTTCACCAGTTTCATCATTTCCTAGAATCACGTGAATACGCATATCCTTACTCCTTAATGTGGTTTGTTAAAATTATTTGCTTGTCAATACAATTAGTTATTATACATGAACCGCCCATCAGTGTAAAGCGTTTTTATCAATTTTGACGAAAACCTGTTCGTCAAAATTAAATAATCCCTACCCAACAACTCACGGTATCACGACTTAAAATTGTGCTTCAAGTGGTGGGACAACTTGCTTCTTACGTGAGACAACACCTGGCAAGTCGATCACATTGTCAACCAATTGACCATCAAACGCAGCTTCTACAGCGGCAGTTGCTTCACCCAAGAAAATCGCCTTTGAATTTGAATTCAAAATATCTGTAATCACAAACAAGAAGTTGTCATAGCCTTCTTCAGTCATCGCCGCTTCAATACCAGCTTGACGTGACAACACATCTTCAATGGCTACTGTGTTAACTTGACCAATGCGGAATTGGTGACCACCCATGTCAAATGACTTGGCGTCGCCATCAATCAATTCCTTATCTGTGCGTGATGACAAATCTGTCCCCGCCTTCAACAAGGCCAAACCATAAGCTTCGTAGTCTTCAAGACCAGCAATGTCAGCCAAATCCTTCAAAGCTGTGACATCAAAGTCCGTCGTTGTTGGACTCTTTAACAACAATGTATCTGAAATAATCGCTGAAGCTAACAAACCAGCAACGTCTGCCGGAATAGCCATTTGCGCTTGCTTAAATTCGTAGTACAAGATTGTTGCGACTGAGCCCCATGGCTTAGCAATGATATAAAGTGGTGTTGCATTTGTAAAGGCAAACTTATGATGGTCATAAATACCAGTCACAGTCACATCTGCCAAGTTATCCACTGATTGCGCCGCTTCGTTATGATCAACCAAAACGACTGTG
Encoded proteins:
- the infB gene encoding translation initiation factor IF-2 — translated: MAEEKKFSGSNRPARKQAVPERKELPASQRRHAAKLTEGSASQAGAGSRSSRPARPNNGQGQTRNAARPNGAAASRPNNGGNRNSRPGSRLQPTGGRPEIREKKNWSTKPREGQVDYSKQTDNSLKQYVSENEKRKQAAAAAKAPKKPAAPAKAAAKPTDAKKPAAKAATTPAAPAAGAGKFGGALASGNNSARNNSRKRNITGTGQQTPRRNDKPRGSKKSRRIAAKKGPVTPVTERKEQPLPQVLEYRIGMNVQDLSKLLHRDAAEIIKKLFLLGIVTNQNQSLDSDTIEILAADYGIDAKVKEEEDVADIDKFFDEDNIDEDKLVPRPPVVTIMGHVDHGKTTLLDYLRNSNVTEGEAGGITQHIGAYQTQLNGKTITFLDTPGHAAFTEMRARGANVTDLTILVVAADDGVMPQTIEAINHAKAAETPIIVAVNKIDKPGANPDDVMNQLMAYDLIPEEYGGDTIFVKISAKFGQNVDELLEMILLQAEVLELKADPDMPARGSVVEARLDKGRGPVATVLVQQGTMRVGDPIVVGNTYGRVRTMTNERGVELEEALPATPVQITGLNDVPQAGDRFIVMADEKTARAAGEERAKRAQEAVRNSGSVVTLDTLFSTMSEKAMKTVPVIVKADVQGSVEALSGSLKKIEVDGVRVDIIHTAAGAINESDVTLASASGAIIIGFNVRATPLAKAQADSDKVDIRFYNVIYNAIDDVEAAMKGQLEPVYEEKVIGTVLVKELFKFSKVGIIAGAMVEEGKITKDSKVRIMRDSVVVYDGEVASLQRGKDAVNEVKMGYEFGFTVSKFNDIRVGDVVESYIMEEVKIK
- the rbfA gene encoding 30S ribosome-binding factor RbfA → MANPQRAGRLAQEIQRDVTDLLLKRINDPRVKDVTVTSVELSGDLQIATIYYSILSDLASDGQKAQAGLEAASGLIRKELGARLTVYKTPELRFVRDQSVQYGNHIEDLIRKLHAEN
- the rpmG gene encoding 50S ribosomal protein L33 translates to MRIHVILGNDETGERIYLTSKNRRNTPDRLELKKYSPKLRKVVTFKEIK
- the rnpM gene encoding RNase P modulator RnpM, with the translated sequence MKPRKIPMRKDIVTGEMFPKKELVRVVRDKEGHVSLDPTSKANGRGAYIGLDREIAAIAKKKRIFDRAFEVKIPDEFYDELIAYVDHQQARRELFGDK
- the rimP gene encoding ribosome maturation factor RimP, encoding MANKVEQEITALITPILVEQNDLLWDLTYTKEGGQKVLRIMVDKPDHAFITMADITDFTQAVNDLLDTVEPDPIPEAYLLDISSPGADRPLKQPWHYKWAQEADETILVALFAAKEGQKKWQGKVKSVTDDGIVLSTAQGDLSLQFDEIAKAVLDIQF
- the rpsN gene encoding 30S ribosomal protein S14 — protein: MAKKSKIAKAQKREALVAKYAEKRAALKAAGDYIGLAALPKDSSPVRVHNRDLIDGRPHAYMREFGMSRLNFRQLAHKGQIPGVRKASW
- a CDS encoding L7Ae/L30e/S12e/Gadd45 family ribosomal protein — protein: MISKDDQILNLLGLAMRAGKLVLGSDPTLTAIRGNKVQLAFFPSDGGQSQAKKFADKAAFYHVTLIQDYTKAQLTDAIGVNRSVFAIADRGFSRKIKQLISEKERN
- a CDS encoding manganese-dependent inorganic pyrophosphatase — translated: MAKTLVFGHKNPDTDTIASAIAASYFLNQIGEETEAVAQGTPNAETQFALDYFKVAAPRVVTSADTDTVVLVDHNEAAQSVDNLADVTVTGIYDHHKFAFTNATPLYIIAKPWGSVATILYYEFKQAQMAIPADVAGLLASAIISDTLLLKSPTTTDFDVTALKDLADIAGLEDYEAYGLALLKAGTDLSSRTDKELIDGDAKSFDMGGHQFRIGQVNTVAIEDVLSRQAGIEAAMTEEGYDNFLFVITDILNSNSKAIFLGEATAAVEAAFDGQLVDNVIDLPGVVSRKKQVVPPLEAQF
- a CDS encoding aminotransferase class I/II-fold pyridoxal phosphate-dependent enzyme; its protein translation is MTSLPQSLNPIIADMAPDRLLGFQEKVRDIPGVLKLTFGEPGFAVDDRIKQAAVAAIEGDRSHYAESQGERALRLAAVDYFNQAYHLNYAGEENVIVTLGVSEAINVVFHTLLADGDGLLMPEPAYGPYFTSLELARGTRITIDTTANRFKLTPEMVEAAIAKATVPVRAILMNYPTNPTGVTYSRDEIMALAATFKKHGIWVISDEIYAVLTYDQEHVSFAEIIPDQTIYINGLSKSHAMTGYRVGFILGAAEVIAQMQKVHGALTFAIPTFIQDAALVALRDVTTAPQEMRDVYKKRRDRILPQLIALGFDVVSPEGAFYLFAKLPADLGDDGDEFALRLAQEGKVAVIPGSGFSAAAKAYIRISYAASDEDLDEGMRRLTAYINQRRGK
- the nusA gene encoding transcription termination factor NusA, producing MSKELVDALDALEAERGIERAVVIEALEDALRAAYKKQYNAEQNVEAVFDTKKGNVAIKQVKVVVLDEDFENEDTEIPLEDALAINRAYEPGDEIRFDVTPKDFGRMAAQAAKQVIVQKMREASREAIYNKFADYQDEIITGEVDRQDTRFLYLTLPGNQEAAMAPADQMPNEHYRMGDRIKVLVNKVENNAKGPQIFVSRTAPDLVKRLFEQEVPEVYDGTVEIMSISREAGDRSKIAVYTHDADLDPVGAMVGQRGARVQAVVNELGGENMDIVEWVEDEAQYIANALNPSEVTDVIFDPENDRAVTVIVPDNQLSLAIGKKGQNARLAARLTGFKIDIKSESEAANSLVAEAPVVVEDETNE